In the genome of Equus caballus isolate H_3958 breed thoroughbred chromosome 3, TB-T2T, whole genome shotgun sequence, the window cttttatcattttatcttgCACTATGAACAATCCTAACTCCAAGCTCAGGCCTCTTCCACATCCCATTTCCttatagtcctttttttttttttttttttttttgaggaaagttagccctgagctaatcctcctctttttgctgaggaagattggccctgagctaacatctgtgcccatcttcctctatttttgtatatgggacgcctgccacagcatggcttgctaagtggtgtgtgggtccgcaccagatcaaaaccacagaacaccgggccactgaagtatagtgcacgaacttaaccactacacaacagggccggcccctgtagtaCTTTTTTCTAACCTTAGGGTAGTATTGGTTGCTATTAAAGTAAAACTCAAAACATTTTCAAGTATGTGAGGGATTTTCTGAAAAGGCTGCTGAGCTCACTCTGTCCCACAGAGTGCCAAGCAACAGGAagcagaaaaggcaaaataagaGCAACTTTAATTGGACGTATGGAAGACCCTCTCAGTTATGGAGAGCTGCAACCATGGAGAGGTTCTGAGGGGAAACTAAATCTCTGGCCATGGGACTTTACAAGAAGGGAAGGTAAAGTAACTGTTTTTGAGCACATACCATGTGCCGGATACTTTGTCACAtatattaccttatttaatcctcacaacaacctgatGAGGTTGTAatcatcccccaccccccatttaatagatgagaaaattggatTAAAGAGATTAAGTTGCCATGGTCATATGTAGGCACAAGGAAACTCAGATTTGAGACTAGATCTACCTGACTCTAAAGCCCAGACTCTTTCCAGCCTTTATGCCCTTTTACCTTGTGATGGTTTCTCTGTCTCCACCCTCCCTACATCTTTGTCCTCCTTAGATTCTCTAAATTTTATGTTCTCTGTAACTTCTGTTTCCTCGTGGCTTCCTTAAAATATGGAGCCAAAGGTGAATTGATTATCCTGGGGCTGTGTACAGGCCCTTGGGGATGGGTGACCGAGGGTTCCACCACACCAAGGTCAGTAGCTGTGGTCAGGAGGACCAGAGCCCTCTCAAAAAAGATCCACTGCCACAAAGCTGAGAGGGCCTCAAGGCGGTAGGACCCTGGAGGAGTGTCCAGGAGATGTCTCAGAGGCAAGAGGTGGGTCTCCTAAGCATGAACCATGACGGTCCTGTGAAAGGAGCTGCTCCCACAGCAGCTGCCTGGTTACAGGCAGCTCAGGCCAGCTTTTGTAGAGCTGCAAGCCTTTGGTCAACTGATAAAGCCAGGCCCCCTTTTGCTACCTCCATCCTTGGGTGAGaacattctcttttctttggatAGCTATGGAAGCCCAGAGCACGGTTCAGAGCCCCTGCCTTTTTCTTGCTCCTATCCTCCAGGGGATGGGCCAGGGTCTGGAACAGCACATGGATATGCCTGGTGAGCTCCCAGGAGCTTCACAGTTGAGAAACTGTCTTACCAAGAAGGTTGCCCAGTTATTCTGATGCTCAACTAACTAGCAGTACTAGGAAACCGCATGCTATCCTACACAGTTGGCCAGATGGTGAGTGATCTAGTTGACTTGGAAGGTTTTTAAAAGGACCCATCAAAACAAGATTCAAAACTGTTTTCTTCTCCTCGCCTGTCCCTTCCTGTCTTATCTGCCCTTTCAGATCGGTAAGATGAAGGACATGTACATATAAGATTGCTCAGAGGGGTAAAGAGCTACCACTGGGTGGTAATAGGGAGGCCTTGGTAGGGCAGGAATGTGCTGATTTAGTGACAGTATTGGTGCCTAGGAGGTGACTACTTGATACTTCAGAGAGTAGGTTCACTTGGAGATGTGTTGGCATCAAGCTACAGAAATCACTTGAGATCTTATCGAATGGTCAGCACGGGAAGCCAGAGAACACATGGCCCATTTCACACTGCAACTGTTTCAGGGTTCTGCATAGGCTCACTGGCCTACCCACACACTAGAGGTGTCCAGCATGCACAGCTGTCACTTTCTTTCAGCCCTTCTTTCCAAGCAAGATGGTTTGGTGCCCAGGAGGTATAGGATTAGGGTAAGGAGTTCTGACATTAAGTGGCAGTCTCCTTAAAGGCTCACATGAGGATAGAATTCTTTCTTACCCTATACACATTCTTGTTTGGCAAAGGGCTAAGGGTGAAAGTCCCCAGCAGGGAGATAGCAAGTCTGATAAATAAGGGCTTCAGACCCTCAGCAGGGCAGCCTCAAAGAGTACTGGCCTCCAATACAGATGACCTGCTGAAATCTGTGGGCTCTGGGACTGTATTTTGGCAAGGCCTCCTCTGGAGAGGTCATGGAGCCTGGGTTTGGGGACCTACCTAGTCTCAGTTGCAGCTTCTCACTTCTCACAGCTTTCCTCACCTCACCCATGGTGGGATCTCTGTCTTCATTTACAGACATTGTTCTCCATTTTACCCACTCTAGTCTAGTGTCATCTGTCAATATACCCAAGAAAAGTATGAACTGTAATTATTGTCTTGTAAATAGCtcatatttttaatacttctacattgtaaaaaatattatcaaagaaaCTGAGTTCTGGTCAAGCAGATGTTTTTGCCAATAGAAagcactttctttaaaaaagaacataataaatatattttaaacttaaacTCTATAGAAGTGATGATTGCCAAACTACCAGCaatatctttacatttataaGTAACAAGTATCAGCTTTAGATGTCCCCTTCAAACAAGATTAATGAAAAACAGCAATTCTGGCGATTTCTGATCAGGCTCTGCCATGTGTTTGGAGAACTCCAGGCACAAATGGAACCAATGAAAGTTGCAGTTAGTTGaataacaaataatatttattgtatatGAATTCTTGTTACAAATACCACATTTGGTAAAACAAATTgtaaatgtttaactttttttctaatattcagtggttttcaaaaataAGCATTCACCATTAAagcatctttttctttcccagttaTAATTCTacacaattttgtttatctcagaGAACAGTTTGGGAGctttatggaaaaataatagTCAAGTAACAAACCCATCTCTCAGTTTAGTCAGAGGGGGCTACTTAATAGGATATTTGgtcaaaggggaaagaaaaagatgatgagtAGGGACAGCATTTATGGGGAAATCAAAAGTCCTACTGCACATGGCACAGCTCAGCTATGATTTTGCCCCATCAGGGagaatatctctctctctctgtcaaagACAAGGCCAACAAGAGGGTGTGTGTCTAAGGCAAAAGGGAGGGTGTTTAGTCAGAAGAAGGGCCCTAAGGCACTAAAATCAGACTGCCAAGGGTCATAGTCACTTACTGGCTGAGCAACCTCATGCAAGTGGCTTacccatctgtaaactggggataatgCGAgtttgttgtgagaatcaaatgagatcaCATATTAACACCTTGGCACAGTACatgacacatagtaagtgctcaagaaatgtgaGCTACAATAGAAATGTTAGGTTCAAGGCAAACGTTAGCTTCAAGGGAGAGTTCAGGAGAGCACTTCCTTGCGAGTAAGGACTGGAGTAAACTATAACATCCAGTAGTCCAACAAGGAGATGGAATTATGACAAGGAGTCAATGATGGGCTAGCGAGGCCTAGTCTGTCTTTggtttattatcatcatcattactaaTGTGCTTTCATCCAAATTCTCAATGGTCTATGACTACAgctagttaatttttattttaaaaagtttacattCCACTTCTTAGTTGTAAGAGTCCTGGTCACATCTTTGAATGTCTTGGTTTACACAATCCTCAGATGCTAAGCTTCCTGAAACGCTGCAAATCGCTGTACCTGCCCCACTCTGGGCCCACCTCTCCTCACCCTACAGAACCCAGCTGGAACTTACTTTCAACCCTCACTAGCCCTGCTCCATGTCCCCCTTCCACTGTTACCCACCAAGCACCCAGATAACAGACATCAGTGCCCTTCAAGAGGCAAGTCACATTCCTCGATAGGGCTCCCTGCTCACCAACCTCAACACCTGAAGTTTGCAGAAAGTTTACTATATGtgcatattttgaaagtagatatCACAAATGTACATTTGGATGCACTGGATGCCAGGCAGCTTAATTGATGCTTTCAGATTCagtatgtcatttaatcctctgaTCAACCCAATGAATCTCAATCATTACCCCCATATTAAAAATTAGCATGTTGGCAAAGAGGGGTGATAAAACATGCCCCAGGTCACACATCTAGGAATTGGCAGGCCAAAAGAGTTCATCAACAACAAACATTCTCACCTTATTTGTCCCATACCATTTTGACCCTCTAATGACCCATTCCACAGAAAATGCCAAAGATGGATTCTGCACTTCCAACCTAGGGGGATAGCTCATTTCCTTCTTATTTGGGTGTCCCTGATGGGAGGCAATAATGTGTTGAGTTCTGACCCTACTCCATGACAGATATTCCATCTTAGGCAATTTAatcaacctctctaagcctctgttACATCCTcttaaaatggggatcataacaTCACTGACTTTGGAGGGTgttcgtgagggttaaatgagataatgcctggGAAATGTTGGCACATTGCAGAGGTCCATTAGAGCCATTATGATTCCATGCACTGGATGGCAGGGCTCCTTGCTGTGTTTGGGCAAGTGCATCAAGGCTGAGAGAGACACTAACACTACCAAGTCAAGCCACCAAGacttaaagacttaaatgttCAAATTAGATATCTGGGCCATATTGTGGTTTTATCACCCTAGGcttttcccctccccacacactGGTGTCACTGACACATTGAGTACCCTCTCTTCCGTTATTGCTCAGCTACCAAAGCCCAGTCTCTGCTTATACTCAGGAGTGCACCTCCATCCATTCATCCTCACCCTTTGTCTAGCACACAAAGAAGCAGACTAGCCTAGCCGCTAAAGAACCCAGTACTGAAATCCAGAAGGAAGGATACAAATAGCCTACAGATGTCAGGACAGACTCAATTCTGGCCAGGTCTTAGAAAAGAgcaagggccggccctgtggccgagtggttaagtccgcactctccactttggtggcccagggttcaccaattcagatcctaggaacagacatggcactgctcatcaagccatgctgtggtggcatcccacatagaagaactggaatgacttgcaATTAGGGGCTttgtggggaggaaaaaaaaaaaatgaaagaggaagattggcaacagatgttagctcggggccaatcttaaaaaaaaaaaaagcaaaagtcaacAGCACAGGCATTCACTCCAGAATACCAGGTCTGCTCCTCAAAGGGGTTCCCACCTTCTTGGCACGTGTCAACCTATAGAATAAATATGACCTAACTTCCAGAGTATTGGTTCTACCTACAGATTTGGGAGTGGAATTAAATCAGTAAAGTGCtcatctaaaattttattttattttattttattttatttattttttgatgaagaagattggccctgagctaacatctgtcgcaatcttcctctattttgtaagtgggccgcctccacaacatggctttgatgagtggtgtaggtccacacccaggatccaaacctgcaaatctgggccaccaaagcagaacacgtgaacttaaccactacaccactgggctggcctcctaaaattttatttttatattaaaacaaatgtaGTATGGAATATAATGCAGaatttacattaatttaaaatagaagactTCAAGAAATCATATTTATGGAAGGCCAATTTGGGCTGGGCCCCCAGACCTCTAGGTTTTTTCATGCCCACTTTCCTATGCCCTTTAAGAAAAGTCTGATGGAAAAGTTCTCAGCTTTTTTTTATGGTATTCTTTAATGAAATTAAACCTACTGCTGCTGACAAAGTCCTATCCAAGAATCTTAAAATCACATAAACTCACATCTCTGGAAGATGTAAGAAGTATACTGCTGAGGGTTCCTCTTCATAGTAATcaaaaggaaagtttaaaaagGGCATCCATCCTTAGATGGGTAGTTgaccaatttaaatattttaggaaattacATTTTCATGTAAAATTGACAATTTTTAATTCTGTATTACAGGATCTTATCAATACTTGCATTTCAGCTGTGTTCCTTTCAATAGTTGCTGTCTTGGCCatgcaagaaaaggaaagaaggcattTATTCTATCTTGGAGGGGTAAGTAGAGGCCTTCATGACTCCATTTAAGATCAGTATTTCAAGACTCTTTGAAACAGGAAACTGTCAGACCATCATTGTTTCATTTATAGAACAACGTCCCCCCACCGCCCCTTCTCTTTCTTGCACTGACTTCTTCAGAAGATGTGAAGTTGCACAAACTCTAAGCTCATGAAAATCTTCATTGTGATACTCATTCTCCAAATAGGTACAAAAACAAGTCTGTTGAACCCTTTTTGAGAATCGTACACACTATTTTTTGAAATGTTCCAGCAAGATGTTCTTGTCTATAAATAGGACTTTGACTTTTCCAGAGtagagaattatattttaaaagcacatgaaaagaatgattgtggggggaaaaaagtgcATTGTCAAAAGTGAGTGACCCAGCCTATTTAGGAAAGAAGGATGGAAGTTCCCAGCATGTGCCCCCCACCAGGCTAGGCACAATCTAAGTTAATCTTTACAACTCTCATGTTTACAGATACGGGAACTGAGATTAAATACCTTGCCCTGGGTCACAAGGCTGGGACAAACTGGGACTCAAATCCTTATTATATGAAGAGCACAAGAAATGGCTGATGGAGGGGTCACGGGTGGGGAGGCGAGACTTTGGTTTAAGAAGTTAAGCAATGGGAACAGAAATTAatccagaaaaaaagtttaaattcttTCAGTTCATTCCATcattagtaaatatttgtcaatcCTATTGGATTGTGCCAGGCCTGAGCTCAGTGTTGGAGATAGAGTCCCTTCCCCCGGGGTAGCTCACAGATTAGCTAGGGCAACACCTCCCTAGGAAAAGTTCATTAAAGTAGCCAGGGATTAAGTGACCATAAAGAGAAATATCCAAGACAGGCAGGAGCTGAGGAGCACCAGGGACCTCAGACACTGTGGTCTGCTGGTCCCCATCTGCTACCTCAGCCAGCAAACCACCTTCTACCTGCCACCCCCGGTCTCTGTCAGTTCTCTCCTGGATGGCAGAGTGCCCCCACTCCCCagtggtctccctgcctccagcctggTTGTTCATTTTCCCTGAGCCTCATGGCTACTCCAAGTGGGCTTTCTGAGTCTGGCACCCGACCTCGCCTCTTGATCAAGTCCCAGATCCTGCACCTCCCCAGCCTCAACTCTGCCTCCTCCCTTACCAGCTTCAGAGGTCTCAGCCACCCCAGATTCCTTGGAAACTCCTTCCTGCCCTTTCAAACACAGCGCAAGAGTCCTTTCCACTGAGAGGCCTTCTCAGGCTCCCACCCGGACCTGAGGCCTCCTAGAGCTAGTGCCCCTCTCTGGTCCTTTCCTGGTGCCTCAGGCTTCAGGTGACGTCATTACTGGCAGCAAAACCCACCATTTCCAAAATCCCTTTCTCTGGGAATGGCAGAATGGGCTGCGGCAGCCAGTTGGGCAGACACCAGAAGGTAGTGGAAGgtcagagggagacagaaggCCGCGGGAAGCCCCGGCCTGGTATGGGGGATAGGGAAGACGAATTGCTGCTGAGCTGCAGAATAACCCCGCTTTTCCCTCCCCGCATATGGCCTTGTGTCTGACAGATCCTGTGTCTCACAGCAGTACTCATGACTGTCATCGATGGGATTCTGGTTACCAAGATGAtaaggaatattttgaaaaaattcctGGGGTTCAGTACCGAAACTAAGCCTGTGCCTGCCCTGGCAGACTCAAAGGCACCCCCGAAGACAACCAAGCTGGCACCCTCAAAGCCACCCAAGAAGGCATCTTCAAAGGCACCCAAGCGGGCAGCTTCAAAGGCACCCAAGCGGGCATCCTCCAAGGCACCCAAGCGGGCAGCTTCAAAGGCACCCAAGCGGGCATCCTCAAAGGCACCCAAGCGAGTGTCCTCAAAGGCACCCTCGCAGGCATCCTCAAAGGCACCCAAGCGAGTGTCCTCAAAGGCACCCACGCAGGCACCCTCGCAGACATAAGCGTCTGTGTCTCACCCCTCCCACCACTGAGCTCGCATGCTGTCACCCGTTTCGGCCTACATATGATCATAAAATCAGGGCTGCTAAGTTGGGAACACTTCTGCTTCACGTGTTACCTTGTGTAAAAGTCGAGTTACATTTTCATGCACCTGCCCATGCCCCGAGGGGCGCTGGGCGCCGCTGCCCCAGGAGCCCTTGGCGAGGGCCTTGACCCGGCCCTGGTCCCAGCCAACTGGATCCAAGGCGGGAGCAGCGGCTACAGCCCCGGGGCCACCTTGCGAGGCCTCGCTAGACTGTGAGGGGAGCCACGCGCGAAGGTGGGAGCCCCGTGGTGGGCCCGGAGGTGGGGCGGGGACTCCTGCGTGGAGGGTGGGCGGGCCCGGCGGCCGTGGGTCCCTGGAACCCGCGCTGGGCCGCACAGGGGAGACTCGCGCGGTGAGACGGCGCGCGCGCGGAAAGGGCGCCAGGCGTTGGCGTTCGCAGGACCGGCCGTTGGCTGAGCGCGGCCCCTGAGCAGGTCGGTGGGCACCAGCCTCGCTCAAAGGCCAGGCCTGTCCGGGGACAGCAAGAGAGATTGGGCAGGCCGTGAGAAGCTGAGAACTCCCCCGCAAAGATGGCTGACAAAGGCAAAAAGGGCAAAGATGCAGCCCCAGCGGCCCCTCCTCCGGGCGCCAAACCCCCGGACAAGAAAGATGAGAAGGTGGAGGAGAAGCCACCAGAAAAGAAGGTGGAGCCCAAGGATGAAGTGGGCACGAGGAAGGGATGTCGCCGCTACAAGTGGGAACTCAAGGACAGCAATAAAGAGTTCTGGTCTATGGGGCACGCCATGGTCAAGATTCTGAGCTTGGTAAGTTGGGCTGGTATCCCGGGAAGCAGGGGGTGCAACAAGGGGGAGAGAGCGAGGGAGCGGGTTCCAGGGGGCTCCAGAGGGGCTCCAAGAGTCCGTGACAGCCCTTTGCCGTGGCTCAGGAGCATGTCTCCCGGCAGGGCTGCCTAATAGGTTCGCTGATAATGTTCACTGGGAGCATCGTTCACCCCCTCCTGACACTCATCATCACCATGGAGATATCCATCTTCAGCTTCTTATTCGTTATCTACACCTTCGCCATCCACAGATACTTGCCCTTCGTCCTGTGGCCCATTGCTGTAAGTGAGGGGCGGTGGGGAGCGCCTGAGGTTGGTGTGCATTCACGCGTGTGTCTTGACACCCTGAAAGTGACTGTTCTGTCACCGCCCATATGTGTGCCCCGGGCATGGGCTGAGCACCTTTGGGGCTGGGGTAGGGCAACTGAAGTTAGGTAGAAAAGGCTCTGTAAACGCCTGACTTGGAAGCGGGGGCCACTTACTTACCTGGTGGTCAACGAAGGGGTCTTTGCTCTCCCGAAGCTTTGCCCTCCTTGGGAGGAGGAGATGTATAACAACCAGCTGTTCCTCCCAAGCCCTGTTCCAGCTCACACCTGACTGGAGAGATCACCCCAGAAGGTACCCCATCCCcagaattcaaaaaagaaaatcaatcttcccataaatcagtaaaataaaatgaggattttttaaaaatcacttccaAAGCAGCTTTAGACCTCCAGTGACTATCCTTGTATAGAATGTTAATTAAGCCCAGAAGGATGTTCAGCCCCAAGCAGTCATCCATTGGAACGGAATTGAGCTGGGCAAGTTACCCAACCACTCCCGGCCTCTGTTTCCGCATCCGTAACGTGAGGACAGTAATAATCTCTGATGGGATTGTACCTGAGGAGTAAACGTACAGCGCTTGATGCGGTGCTTGAGTCCTCATGGACTTGAATCACTGCCTGTCACCTGTGTGATCACAGAGCACACCCCCGTTACCCAAAGCCCCTTGTTCTTCGCACATTCACAGCATGCCTCCAGAGCCCTATGCTCACTGTTTCACTCACTTTACACATGAAATGGGCTCAGAATGGCCAAGTAACTTGCCCCCAGGAAactcagctagtaagtggcagaaaaAGGATGCAAATCCAGTTTTGTCAGTAGAGTCTGAGTCCCTAACTACCTGCTAACCTGCCTCCTTGTTAAAAGTTATTAGAGACCAGGAGTTCATAGGTCTCAGTGGCATAGGTGAGGACCCCTAGTatagggagaaagaagaagagggcCAAATAAGACTCTTGGGAAAGGAATAAACAGAGGACAAAGTAATGGGACAGGCAGAGGACAAGTTTTCAGCCACGGAGCTTGAGAAGATACTTAGTCCCAGCAAGATGAAAAATCAATGAACCCTGGAAGTCCTCCTGCTGCTCTTAGCTGAAACCCCTAGGGGAGATGCAAGCGCTATTGCTTTAGCTGAAAGGCTGAGCTGGCAAAAGAGAGGGAAACACACATGccagaaatgaaaaacaggagCAGGGATCAAATCAGCTGCTGAAGTGTGGTTGGGAATGGCCCACAGATACTATCCCAGGAACCTAGAGTATGGATTTTCATACACTCTCAAGTTAGTAGATGAGACCTTGGTCCCAAGCAAAGTGGGGATTTAGAACTGAGGACCCTGCATAAAGCTAGCACCTTGCAAAGACTGCACCCTTTGGGAAAAGACCAACAGAGAAGACACCTTTCCCACACACAGAGGAACAATAAAGCGTGTTCGTCTCTGCCTGAGCTTtgagtggaaaaacaaaaaagaccacCTTGAGAAATAGCAACCTTGAGCCTGCACTTTGTGCAGAGTTGGTTTGAATTTTTACTGCCTTCAGCCTAGAAATCTTCATGCAGCCCAGAAAACTTCATGCCTGGgaataacattaaaaattgacCCCAGTTTGAGGATATTCCAATGATATCCTTGGGACTCCTGacagaaacaaatgcaaaatcaCAATCAAAGTGTAAAGAGATTCTCACAGGTCAGGAAGTGAGGGGGAGGGAGCCTTGTCAAAAATGAACTCACAgttgaaaactgcaaaacacctGATTTTAAAATCCCCATGAGTAAGAATCAAGAATCAGCAACCATAACAAATGGGAGGATTAGAACCCTGGGAATATGAGATAATAGAAGAGCTGtctgaaaataataagaaatatacttaaaattattaaaaaacataaataagagcCCTAAGGAAAAAACAAGACGTTATGAGGACAGAATAGAcagatttttttaagtataaaatgtaATGTCTAGAATTGAACATAtggttattgaaataaaaatgtcaatagaTGGGTTAAAAAGCATATCAGACAAAGCTGGAGAATTAGTGAATGAAAGATGTGGGGAAATTACCCAGGATATAGcactgagagatggagagagaaaacatgaaagagaGAAGTTGAGGCACACAAGGGAATAAGAAAGTCCACCATAAGCCTAATaggaattccagaagaagaaactTAATGGAAGAGAGGAAATATTCAAAGTGTTAATGACTGAGAACTCTCCAGAGCTAATGAAAGTGACATCACTAAAAATGGCAGAGTAGGGAACTCCAAAACTCAGTTCCTCCACTAAACCCATGATTAGGCTAtcaaaaactgtcagaatcagcaaacacaggctcagagtgaaggggtggaagacaatactccaagctaatggcaaacaaaagaaaacaggtgtcacaatacttatatcagacaaagtagacttcaagataagacaggtaaagagagacaaagaggggcagtatataatgatcaaagggacactccatcaagaagaaataacgcttataaatatctatgcacccaacactgGAGTATCaaatttcataaagcaactactaaaaaacctaaaaaaagatattaataataacacaataatagtagggaacctaaacaccccactcacatcaatggatagatcatccagacagaaaatcaacaaggaaacagtggaattaaatgaaaagctaaatcAGTttgacttaatagacatatatagaacactccatccaaaaagagctgaatacacattcttctcaagtgctcacaGAACTTTCTCAAGGATACAC includes:
- the LOC111772773 gene encoding uncharacterized protein isoform X2; this encodes MDPEGSETSSGSLEQPEQPPGRPVRSGSLAPRARPVHSARSSRRPGAGADAQPSTTPTAPEHKTSARDEDEAPQSAEKEEAIQQRAEGRAKVPPKFRDSLKKFFFSPTGGLKVARLDLINTCISAVFLSIVAVLAMQEKERRHLFYLGGILCLTAVLMTVIDGILVTKMIRNILKKFLGFSTETKPVPALADSKAPPKTTKLAPSKPPKKASSKAPKRAASKAPKRASSKAPKRAASKAPKRASSKAPKRVSSKAPSQASSKAPKRVSSKAPTQAPSQT
- the CMTM2 gene encoding CKLF-like MARVEL transmembrane domain-containing protein 2 isoform X1, producing the protein MADKGKKGKDAAPAAPPPGAKPPDKKDEKVEEKPPEKKVEPKDEVGTRKGCRRYKWELKDSNKEFWSMGHAMVKILSLGCLIGSLIMFTGSIVHPLLTLIITMEISIFSFLFVIYTFAIHRYLPFVLWPIADLLNDLFACIFLGGAVAFAVQTRQSIPMNYLVALILIALAGFFALIDVCLQRKHFKGKKVKRHVLVPPTKEGAKEPGQGPGAAKPKEEPKPADKKAEKPKEADKGKDKGKGGKK